One part of the Candidatus Methanoperedens sp. genome encodes these proteins:
- a CDS encoding methyltransferase domain-containing protein, whose translation MDEIARSVNLLYERYPYPSLPIRNERDLVGKLHANVMSKILATAGLEPQSLCGKEVLDAGCGTGEKSCYFSYYGAEVTAIDLCSPSLGKGKKLAEKFKLQVRFRQCDIAEFKTEKRFDHIFCLGVLHHTSNPYQRFRVLADLCKPGGTVTIGLYNRYGRFAHRARRMWITLNAGDGIERRMLFVEKSIYRRKLKNTHEKAYAADKYVNPHESYHSVSEVMDWFNKNDIAYIGSHPHTGEGKLQALFSQLKWLLRKKGFFIISGRKN comes from the coding sequence ATGGATGAGATTGCCCGCTCTGTAAATTTATTGTATGAGAGATACCCCTATCCCTCTCTTCCAATTCGCAATGAACGCGATCTTGTAGGTAAACTCCATGCCAATGTCATGTCAAAAATCCTTGCCACCGCAGGACTGGAGCCTCAAAGCCTTTGCGGAAAAGAAGTGCTAGACGCAGGCTGCGGCACAGGAGAAAAATCGTGCTACTTCTCATATTACGGTGCCGAAGTGACCGCAATTGACCTTTGCAGCCCATCGCTTGGGAAAGGAAAGAAACTTGCAGAAAAATTCAAATTGCAGGTCAGGTTCAGGCAGTGCGATATTGCAGAATTCAAGACAGAAAAAAGGTTTGACCATATTTTCTGCCTCGGAGTGCTGCATCATACGAGCAACCCTTACCAGCGTTTCCGTGTGCTCGCCGACCTTTGTAAACCCGGAGGTACTGTGACTATCGGGCTTTATAATCGGTATGGCAGATTTGCGCACAGGGCAAGGAGGATGTGGATAACACTGAATGCAGGCGATGGCATTGAGCGGCGGATGTTGTTTGTTGAAAAATCGATATACAGGAGAAAACTTAAGAATACGCACGAGAAGGCTTATGCTGCAGACAAATACGTCAATCCACACGAGAGCTATCATTCGGTTAGCGAAGTAATGGACTGGTTCAATAAAAATGACATTGCATACATAGGCTCGCATCCGCATACAGGCGAAGGGAAACTTCAAGCTCTTTTTTCTCAGTTGAAATGGTTGCTCAGAAAAAAAGGATTTTTTATAATATCCGGAAGAAAAAATTGA
- a CDS encoding DUF2298 domain-containing protein has product MYFFEIITWLFVIEIIGFIALPITAYLCCALPDRGYAVSKIMGLLFLTYFSWILTYSGLGYSTSAVFVSLFLLAAVSYVFYRKFGFTVSKSFAIKNELFFVTVFFIFLIIRSYSPDNYWEIGEKFMDTSFINSILRSSTFPPMDPWFSGMPINYYYFGYLLISDMVKLSGTLLPTGFNIASAIFFALSASAAFGLGFGLIKKVKFGLVVFAFVLFLGNLAGFVQLLVILFFPAYYHQFYVPNGSLLTRLSSFSQWPSLNIIPGSISEAPYYAYLIGDLHPNLISISFQLLILAVLLNILIDRKITCIQAIMLGLMSGFFYPLNTWDYPVYIVIILAVVFLTIKKAKDSILTSGVIVIVSYVLYLPYHLSFQKVSEIAVISSGRTELIHYFLILGTFIFMISYYLINNIQLVKKDWLKWLAGLSVLIPFAFIIKFQLLVILVPLVFLAYSGLIKENVPEKQFIYLLILVGALLSLFAELFYIRDTMSKLVYFRFNTIFKLYLQIWILWGIAASYAFYEMLKKKAVYVACILILMASVFPIFVTISQSGGFSVAPTLDGERSIKNEHPYEYQAIEWLRSKNGTPVVLQASGYSSAWTSYVSAFTGLPTILGWEWHEYQWRMNLTEINIRRSDVEIAYISPDYEKIKSIIDKYNITYIYIGPVERDRYKITPVFEKEKEKFKLVFKNLEVEIYQVQ; this is encoded by the coding sequence ATGTACTTTTTTGAAATTATTACATGGTTATTTGTAATAGAGATTATTGGATTCATAGCTTTACCAATCACAGCATATTTATGCTGCGCACTTCCAGACCGGGGATACGCCGTCTCAAAAATTATGGGACTTCTTTTCCTGACATATTTCTCATGGATTTTGACCTATTCCGGTCTTGGCTACAGTACTTCAGCAGTATTTGTTTCATTATTTCTGTTAGCTGCGGTTTCTTATGTTTTTTATAGAAAATTTGGTTTTACTGTAAGCAAATCTTTTGCAATTAAAAATGAATTGTTTTTTGTCACAGTATTTTTCATTTTTCTAATTATTCGTTCTTATAGTCCGGATAATTACTGGGAAATAGGGGAAAAATTCATGGATACGTCATTCATCAATTCAATCCTCAGGAGTTCTACTTTTCCCCCAATGGATCCATGGTTTTCGGGGATGCCTATTAATTATTATTATTTTGGGTATTTGCTGATATCCGACATGGTGAAATTAAGCGGTACTTTGCTTCCAACAGGATTCAATATCGCTTCTGCAATTTTTTTTGCGCTGTCTGCGAGCGCTGCATTTGGCCTTGGCTTCGGGTTGATAAAAAAAGTAAAGTTCGGATTGGTTGTATTTGCATTTGTGCTTTTTTTAGGAAATCTGGCTGGATTCGTGCAATTGCTCGTGATTCTTTTTTTCCCGGCTTACTACCACCAATTTTATGTTCCAAATGGCAGTCTTTTGACACGCCTATCATCATTTAGCCAGTGGCCTAGCTTAAATATAATTCCTGGCAGCATCAGTGAGGCGCCGTATTATGCTTATTTGATAGGCGACCTGCATCCCAACCTGATTTCTATCTCTTTTCAGTTGTTAATATTGGCTGTGCTTTTAAATATTCTCATCGATAGGAAAATTACGTGTATCCAAGCAATTATGCTGGGCTTGATGTCAGGTTTTTTCTATCCGCTTAACACATGGGATTATCCTGTTTATATTGTAATCATTTTAGCAGTTGTATTCCTTACAATAAAGAAGGCAAAAGATTCCATATTAACCTCAGGAGTGATTGTAATTGTGAGTTATGTCTTGTATCTGCCTTACCATCTTAGTTTTCAAAAAGTCTCTGAAATTGCAGTGATATCTTCAGGAAGAACGGAGCTAATCCACTATTTTTTGATACTTGGGACATTTATTTTTATGATTTCGTATTATTTAATAAATAACATTCAGTTGGTTAAAAAAGATTGGTTAAAATGGCTTGCAGGGCTTTCAGTATTAATACCTTTTGCGTTTATCATTAAATTTCAACTCCTCGTAATATTAGTTCCGTTGGTGTTTTTAGCTTATTCGGGACTGATCAAAGAGAACGTTCCTGAAAAACAATTTATTTATCTGCTCATACTGGTAGGGGCATTATTGAGCCTTTTTGCTGAATTGTTTTACATACGGGATACCATGAGCAAGCTGGTATATTTCAGGTTTAATACGATTTTTAAATTATATCTCCAGATATGGATTCTGTGGGGTATAGCCGCAAGCTATGCATTCTATGAAATGTTGAAAAAGAAAGCAGTATACGTTGCATGTATTTTGATATTAATGGCTTCTGTTTTCCCGATTTTTGTTACCATCAGTCAGTCAGGGGGCTTCAGTGTTGCACCAACGTTAGATGGGGAGAGGTCTATTAAGAATGAACATCCCTATGAATATCAGGCGATTGAATGGCTCAGGAGTAAAAACGGAACCCCTGTTGTGCTTCAGGCATCGGGTTATTCGTCTGCATGGACTTCATATGTAAGCGCTTTTACAGGATTGCCCACAATTCTTGGATGGGAATGGCATGAGTATCAATGGAGAATGAATCTCACAGAAATCAACATACGCAGGAGTGATGTGGAAATAGCCTATATTTCGCCAGATTATGAAAAAATTAAAAGCATCATAGATAAGTATAATATCACTTATATATACATAGGACCGGTCGAGCGCGACCGCTATAAAATAACACCGGTTTTTGAAAAGGAAAAGGAAAAATTCAAACTGGTTTTTAAGAACCTCGAGGTGGAGATATATCAGGTTCAATAA
- the engB gene encoding GTP-binding protein EngB: MKNPSKEIIFVGRSNVGKSTLIRELTGKKLKVGKRPGVTRKPLRIPYQSFQITDMPGFGFMNGVRKEGQEAIKDNIVHYIEDNASNIVMAVLVVNASSFAEIVDRWAGRNEIPLEIELYEFLHELNIDVIVAANKIDKVEEPDKTLDGIAQRLGMMPPWRQWLDKIVPVSAKKGNIRGLKELIQDKLEGKR, from the coding sequence ATGAAAAACCCAAGTAAAGAGATAATATTCGTGGGGCGCTCCAACGTAGGCAAGTCCACTCTTATCAGGGAGCTCACAGGTAAGAAGCTTAAGGTGGGCAAACGCCCAGGTGTAACTCGAAAACCACTTCGCATTCCTTACCAGAGTTTCCAGATTACTGACATGCCGGGGTTCGGGTTCATGAATGGCGTACGTAAAGAAGGCCAGGAAGCTATCAAGGACAATATCGTCCATTACATAGAGGATAACGCTTCGAATATCGTTATGGCTGTATTGGTGGTAAATGCAAGCTCTTTCGCTGAAATAGTGGACAGATGGGCTGGTAGAAATGAAATACCATTGGAGATTGAACTCTATGAGTTTCTGCATGAGTTAAACATCGATGTGATTGTGGCTGCAAACAAGATAGATAAAGTTGAAGAGCCGGATAAAACACTTGATGGAATAGCACAGCGGCTTGGCATGATGCCTCCCTGGAGGCAGTGGCTTGATAAGATAGTGCCAGTGAGCGCAAAAAAAGGAAATATCAGAGGTTTAAAAGAGCTCATCCAGGATAAACTGGAAGGGAAGCGATAG